The Lytechinus pictus isolate F3 Inbred chromosome 17, Lp3.0, whole genome shotgun sequence genome contains a region encoding:
- the LOC129280733 gene encoding patched domain-containing protein 3-like, with amino-acid sequence MANFDCVDRCISRIFYKLGRQVYKHKLIFLLIPLAMVTFLMTGFTHFIIDDNVEYLFTPENSQSRDDRATTKELFMTGDEGVEFLPNRELDLFIRRGRLIITPAEGDNIMKKEMFEEIVKLDEKIRTISLHDNGTLDNYDTLCMKWLGHCLDNNIMTIYRDNVAMFDHINLTYPYFNTPQYPLFIGPNLGGVVVDEDTDMVKSAKNVLLIYTLSTGSNEQDLLAEDWEKVFDKLIEKSSTEMKHIKLARSTSCSLSHEITEASIHIIPRFAVTFVLMIMFAVLSCIMRDWVLSKPWLGFLGVLSAVFAVISAVGLLSYCQLKFNEIVSLMPFLVLGVGVDNMFIMIAGWRQLSIYVPTEERMARTFSEAAVSITITNLTDMLAFIIGATTSLPGVRTFCIYAGVAMLFVYFYQLSFFGACMAYIGEREANNMHCYTCKKVLPKEEAPNKFYQIFCAGGISKTTRTKVADMEHRIMKFFGEQFGPFIMKSPLKVLIVLSYLAYIAGAIYGLFHITQGLQLNSLARDGSPAFIYYSYEDEYFKRYGPVIGVIMQDELEYWNPQTQQKIEDLTQQFEDSEYIYGKQFTESWLRMYLMFLQQSIGTTEVDKTTFVTLLQNQFLTQPMFKQYSLDINFKKDANGMATDIEVSRFLVMSKDMVNTTREGDMMIEVRDIAKASNFNLTIFNPAFIVYDQYIGVLPNTLQTLGIALACMFFVALIMIPHPVCALWVTFCVISIDTGVIGYMSLWDVPLDPISMLNIILCIGFSVDFSAHITYAFVIAPKDKPNDRAISALRALGMPILQGALSSILAISVLSTAPVYVFRIFFKTLFLVMIFGAYHGLMLLPVILSYMGHCMPHKKEEDNKVKYFEKSPLPTSEKDIQDFKSLKAYRHKHGKIATIDQCFVPLSLLDIPVTTIPSDN; translated from the exons ATGGCCAACTTTGACTGCGTGGATCGCTGCATCAGCCGCATCTTCTACAAACTTGGACGCCAAGTGTACAAACATAAGCTCATCTTTTTACTCATCCCACTTGCGATGGTGACATTCCTGATGACCGGATTTACACACTTTATCATTGATGACAACGTGGAGTATCTCTTCACACCGGAGAACAGCCAAAGCCGTGACGATCGAGCGACAACGAAGGAGCTTTTCATGACGGGAGATGAAGGAGTAGAGTTTCTGCCGAACCGGGAGCTTGATCTCTTCATCCGACGAGGAAGATTAATCATCACACCAGCAGAGGGAGACAACATCATGAAGAAGGAGATGTTCGAGGAGATCGTGAAGCTGGATGAGAAGATCCGAACCATCTCTCTCCACGACAATGGAACCCTGGACAACTACGACACTCTGTGCATGAAGTGGCTTGGACACTGCCTGGACAACAACATCATGACCATCTACCGTGACAATGTGGCCATGTTTGACCACATCAACTTGACCTACCCGTACTTCAACACTCCGCAGTACCCGCTCTTCATCGGCCCCAACCTTGGGGGTGTGGTGGTTGATGAGGATACTGACATGGTCAAGAGTGCCAAGAATGTCTTGCTGATCTACACTCTCTCAACAGGCAGCAATGAGCAGGATCTTCTTGCTGAGGATTGGGAGAAGGTCTTTGACAAACTCATcgagaaatcttccacagagaTGAAGCATATCAAGCTGGCAAGAAGCACGTCATGCTCACTCTCCCATGAGATCACCGAGGCAAGCATCCACATCATTCCCCGCTTTGCCGTCACCTTTGTGTTGATGATCATGTTTGCTGTTCTCTCCTGCATCATGAGGGATTGGGTTCTGAGTAAACCATGGTTAGGGTTCCTTGGGGTCCTGTCAGCAGTTTTTGCAGTCATCTCTGCTGTTGGACTTCTCAGCTACTGCCAACTCAAGTTTAATGAGATTGTCTCTCTCATGCCGTTCCTTGTCCTTG GTGTTGGTGTTGACAACATGTTCATCATGATCGCCGGCTGGCGTCAGCTAAGCATCTACGTCCCAACCGAGGAGCGCATGGCTCGTACCTTTTCCGAGGCTGCTGtctccatcaccatcaccaaccTCACCGACATGTTGGCCTTCATCATCGGTGCCACCACCTCCTTGCCTGGTGTCCGGACCTTCTGTATCTATGCCGGTGTTGCCATGCTCTTCGTCTACTTCTACCAGCTATCATTCTTTGGTGCCTGCATGGCCTACATTGGTGAGAGGGAGGCCAACAATATGCACTGCTATACTTGCAAGAAG GTTTTGCCTAAGGAAGAGGCACCCAACAAGTTCTACCAGATTTTCTGCGCAGGAGGGATCTCCAAGACGACACGGACCAAGGTTGCAGACATGGAGCACCGCATCATGAAGTTCTTTGGGGAACAGTTCGGACCCTTCATCATGAAGAGCCCTCTCAAGGTCCTGATTGTCCTTTCTTACTTGGCGTATATTGCCGGTGCCATCTACGGACTCTTCCACATCACCCAAGGCCTCCAGCTGAACAGCCTTGCCAGAGATGGCTCTCCTGCTTTCATCTACTACAGCTACGAAGATGAGTACTTCAAGAGGTACGGTCCCGTCATCGGTGTCATCATGCAGGATGAGTTGGAATACTGGAACCCTCAGACGCAGCAAAAGATCGAGGACCTGACCCAACAGTTTGAGGACAGCGAGTATATCTACGGGAAGCAGTTCACAGAATCATGGCTTCGCATGTACTTGATGTTTCTCCAACAATCCATTGGCACCACAGAGGTTGACAAGACCACATTCGTCACCCTCCTGCAGAATCAGTTCTTGACGCAACCAATGTTTAAGCAGTACTCATTGGATATCAATTTTAAGAAGGATGCGAATGGAATGGCCACCGACATTGAAGTCTCTCGGTTCCTTGTCATGTCAAAGGATATGGTGAATACAACTCGAGAGGGCGACATGATGATTGAAGTCAGAGACATTGCCAAAGCAAGCAACTTTAATCTCACAATATTCAATCCAGCATTTATCGTTTATGATCAATATATCGGGGTATTGCCAAACACCCTTCAAACTCTAGGTATCGCTCTAGCGTGCATGTTTTTTGTCGCCTTGATAATGATACCTCATCCTGTCTGTGCATTATGGGTAACATTCTGTGTTATCTCCATAGATACAGGGGTCATAGGTTACATGTCACTTTGGGATGTTCCACTGGACCCCATCTCTATGCTAAACATTATCCTCTGCATCGGTTTCAGTGTAGACTTCTCGGCGCATATCACATACGCCTTTGTCATCGCGCCAAAGGACAAACCAAACGATCGCGCCATATCAGCATTGCGGGCACTCGGAATGCCCATCCTTCAAGGAGCTTTGTCGTCAATCCTCGCAATATCCGTCCTGTCGACTGCACCTGTTTATGTCTTTCGCATATTCTTCAAGACGCTATTCCTTGTCATGATTTTCGGAGCGTACCATGGACTCATGCTCCTTCCCGTAATCTTATCCTACATGGGGCATTGTATGCCTCATAAAAAGGAGGAGGACAACAAGGTGAAGTACTTCGAAAAGTCGCCACTCCCAACAAGCGAAAAAGACATTCAGGACTTCAAATCACTCAAAG CGTATAGACACAAACATGGTAAAATCGCAACGATTGATCAATGTTTTGTTCCCCTTTCTTTGCTTGATATTCCTGTAACAACTATCCCCTCAGATAATTGA